One part of the Larus michahellis chromosome 22, bLarMic1.1, whole genome shotgun sequence genome encodes these proteins:
- the PAN2 gene encoding PAN2-PAN3 deadenylation complex catalytic subunit PAN2 isoform X1 — MNFEGLDPSLAEYAPPLHPALDPVLDPHLNPSLLQNVELDAEGVPIEGIAVPESVHLMEGMYSELHTAVSEVGVPVSVSHFDLHEEMLWVGNHGGHATSFFGPTLERYSSFQVNSSDDIRQIQSLENGVLFLTKTNLKYMSRGGLIIFDYLMDESEDMHSLLLTDSSTLLVGGLQNHVIEIDLNTVQETQKYTVEVPGITIMRQSNRFFFCGHTSGKVSLRDLRTFVVEHEFDAYSGSLSDFDVHGNLLVTCGFSSRMNGLACDRFLKVYDLRMMRATTPLQVHIDPFFLRFIPTYTSRLAIISQTGQCQFCEPTGLANPADIFHVNTVGPLIMTFDVSASKQALAFGDSEGCVHLWADSPEVTFNAYSRETDFALPCIVDTLPHLDWNQDLVPLSLIPVPLTNDTLLSDWPAANSAPAPRRAPPVDPEILRTMKKVGFIGYAPNPRTKLRNQIPYRLKETDNEFDSFSQVPESPIGREEEPHLYMVAKKYRKVTIKYSKLGLEDFDFKHYNKTLFAGLEPHIPNAYCNCMIQVLYFLEPVRCLVQNHLCQKEFCLGCELGLLFHMLDLSRGDPCQGSNFLRAFRTIPEASALGLILADSDEATGKVNLGRLIQSWNRFILTQLHQETQEQEGPQAYRGAGSSSFGSSGDSVIGQLFSCEMENCSMCRCGKETVRLSSTLLFTLSYPESAEKPVKDYEFAQILKRSICLEQNTQAWCENCEKYQPTVQTRNIRCLPDVLVINCEVNSSKEADFWKTQAEYAFQRAMMKRGGFDITKGKEISLGEWKDLGNPTTGHSYPSVEELKNIWIPHAIKMRLTKSKELDVCNWSESDELSPTDDPESVYIYDLMATVVHILDSRTGGSLVGHIKVGETYHQRKEGVTHQQWYLFNDFLIEPVDKCEAVQFDMSWKVPAILYYARRNLNAKYNLVIKNPIEASVLLAEASLARKQRKCHATFIPLMLNEMPQAGDLVGLDAEFVTLNEEEAELRSDGTKSTIKPSQMSVARITCVRGQGPNEGVPFIDDYISTQEQVVDYLTQYSGIKPGDLDAKISSKHLTTLKSTYLKLRFLIDVGVKFVGHGLQKDFRVINLMVPKDQVIDTVYLFHIPRKRMISLRFLAWYFLDLKIQGETHDSIEDARTALQLYRKYLELSPQGAEPEEFRKVLKGLYEKGRKMDWKVPEPDSQSSPKHGAVYPPVLAL, encoded by the exons ATGAATTTTGAAGGTCTCGACCCCTCCCTCGCTGAGTAtgcaccccccctgcaccctgcgCTGGACCCCGTCTTGGACCCCCATCTCAACCCCAGCTTGCTGCAGAACGTGGAGCTGGATGCCGAGGGGGTGCCGATAGAGGGGATCGCGGTGCCGGAGTCGGTGCACCTCATGGAGGGCATGTACAGCGAGCTGCACACCGCCGTCTCCGAAGTGGGGGTGCCCGTCTCCGTCTCTCATTTCGACTTGCATGAAGAGATGCTGTGGGTTGGGAACCATGGG GGCCACGCCACCTCCTTCTTCGGCCCGACGCTGGAGCGATACTCCTCCTTCCAAGTGAACAGCAGTGATGACATCCGCCAGATCCAGAGCCTGGAGAACGGTGTCCTTTTCCTGACCAAAACCAACCTGAAGTACATGTCACGAGGAGGCCTCATCATTTTTGACTACCT CATGGATGAGTCCGAGGACATGCACAGTCTCCTGCTGACAGACAGCAGTACGCTGCTCGTTGGTGGGCTGCAGAACCACGTCATTGAGATAGACCTCAACACCGTCCAGGAGACGCAGAAG TACACCGTGGAGGTTCCCGGCATCACTATCATGAGGCAATCCAACCGCTTCTTTTTCTGTGGGCACACCTCAGGGAAG GTCTCTCTGCGCGACCTGCGCACATTTGTGGTGGAGCACGAATTCGACGCGTACTCGGGCAGCTTGTCTGATTTTGATGTCCACGGGAACCTGCTGGTGACCTGCGGTTTCTCCAGCCGAATGAACGGCCTCGCCTGCGACCGCTTCCTGAAGGTGTACGACCTGCGCATGATGCGGGCCACCACCCCGCTGCAGGTCCACATCGACCCCTTCTTCCTCCGCTTCATCCCCACCTACACCTCCCGCCTGGCCATCATCTCCCAGACAG GTCAGTGCCAGTTCTGCGAGCCCACCGGCCTCGCCAACCCCGCTGACATCTTCCACGTGAACACCGTTGGGCCCCTGATCATGACCTTCGATGTCTCGGCCAGCAAGCAGGCCCTAGCCTTCGGCGACTCGGAGGGGTGCGTCCACCTCTGGGCCGACTCCCCGGAGGTCACCTTCAACGCCTACTCCCGGGAGACCGACTTCGCCTTGCCCTGCATTGTGGACACGCTGCCCCACTTGGACTGGAACCAGGACCTCGTGCCGCTCTCGCTCATCCCCGTGCCGCTGACCAATGACACCCTGCTCTCCGACTGGCCCGCTGCCAACTCTGCCCCGGCACCCCG GCGAGCCCCTCCGGTAGATCCCGAGATTTTGCGCACCATGAAGAAAGTGGGGTTCATCGGCTACGCCCCAAACCCGAGGACCAAGCTCCGCAACCAG ATTCCCTATCGGTTAAAAGAGACGGACAATGAGTTCGACAGCTTCAGCCAAGTCCCTGAGTCCCCCATTGGGCGAGAAGAGGAGCCGCACCTCTACATGGTGGCCAAGAAGTACAGGAAG GTCACCATCAAATACTCCAAGCTGGGGCTGGAAGACTTTGACTTCAAACATTACAACAAGACCCTGTTTGCGGGCCTGGAGCCCCACATCCCCAACGCCTACTGCAACTGCATGATccag GTGCTGTATTTCTTGGAGCCGGTGCGCTGCCTGGTCCAGAACCACCTGTGCCAGAAGGAGTTCTGCCTGGGCTGCGAGCTGGGCTTGCTCTTCCATATGCTGGATCTGTCCCGAGGAGACCCCTGCCAG ggaagcaACTTTTTGCGGGCTTTCCGCACAATCCCAGAGGCTTCGGCGCTGGGGCTGATCCTAGCTGACTCGGACGAAGCCACAGGGAAGGTGAACCTGGGGCGGCTGATTCAGAGCTGGAACCGTTTCATCCTTACTCAGCTGCACCAGGAaacccaggagcaggagggaccGCAGGCGTATcgaggagctggcagcag cagctttGGGTCCTCGGGGGACTCTGTTATCGGGCAGTTGTTCAGCTGCGAGATGGAGAACTGCAGCATGTGTCGCTGTGGCAAGGAAACCGTCCGCCTGTCCTCCACGCTGCTCTTCACCCTCTCCTACCCCGAGAGCGCTG AAAAGCCGGTCAAAGATTATGAGTTTGCCCAAATTTTAAAGCGAAGCATCTGCTTGGAGCAGAACACGCAAGCCTGGTGTGAGAACTGTGAGAAGTATCAGCCCACG gTCCAGACCCGGAACATCCGCTGCCTGCCGGACGTCCTGGTCATTAACTGTGAGGTGAACAGCTCCAAGGAGGCAGATTTCTGGAAGACACAGGCTGAG TATGCCTTTCAGAGAGCCATGATGAAGAGAGGAGGCTTTGACATCACCAAAGGCAAAGAAATCTCTCTTGGAGAGTG GAAGGATCTGGGGAACCCCACCACAGGGCATTCGTATCCTTCCGTGGAGGAACTGAAGAACATTTGGATCCCCCACGCCATCAAGATGAGGCTGACCAAGAGCAAGGAGCTGGATGTCTGCAACTGGAGCGAGAGCGATGAG TTGAGCCCAACTGACGACCCGGAGTCAGTGTATATCTACGATCTAATGGCCACCGTCGTCCACATCCTGGATTCCCGCACTGGGGGCAGCCTGGTGGGGCACATCAAAGTGGGAGAGACCTACCACCAAAGGAAGGAG GGAGTCACACACCAGCAGTGGTACCTCTTCAACGACTTCCTCATCGAGCCCGTGGACAAG TGTGAGGCGGTGCAGTTCGACATGAGCTGGAAGGTGCCGGCTATCCTGTACTACGCCCGGAGGAACCTCAACGCCAAATACAACCTCGTCA TCAAGAACCCCATCGAGGCCAGCGTGCTGCTGGCGGAGGCCTCCCTGGCTCGCAAGCAGCGCAAGTGCCACGCCACCTTCATCCCCCTCATGTTGAACGAGATGCCACAGGCAGGCGACCTGGTGGGGCTGGACGCCGAGTTTGTCACGCTGAACGAG GAGGAGGCCGAGCTGCGCAGCGATGGGACCAAATCCACCATCAAGCCCAGCCAGATGTCGGTGGCCAGGATCACGTGCGTGCGCGGGCAGGGCCCTAACGAGGGCGTCCCCTTCATCGACGACTACATCTCCACCCAGGAGCAG GTGGTGGATTACCTGACCCAGTACTCGGGGATCAAGCCGGGAGACCTGGATGCCAAGATCTCCTCCAAGCACCTCACCACTCTCAAATCCACCTACCTGAAGCTGCGCTTCCTCATCGACGTGGGAGTCAAGTTTGTGGGCCACGGGCTGCAGAAGGACTTTCGTGTCATCAACCTGATG GTGCCCAAGGACCAGGTGATCGACACCGTCTACCTGTTCCACATCCCGAGGAAGAGGATGATCTCCCTGCGCTTCCTCGCCTGGTATTTCCTGG ACCTGAAGATCCAGGGGGAGACCCACGACAGCATCGAGGACGCGCGCACGGCGCTGCAGCTCTACCGCAAGTACCTGGAGCTGAGCCCGCAGGGCGCCGAGCCCGAGGAGTTCCGCAAGGTGCTCAAGGGGCTTTACGAGAAGGGACGCAAGATGGACTGGAAGGTGCCTGAGCCCGACAGCCAGAGCAGCCCCAAGC ACGGGGCCGTGTACCCCCCGGTGCTGGCCCTCTGA
- the PAN2 gene encoding PAN2-PAN3 deadenylation complex catalytic subunit PAN2 isoform X2, translating to MNFEGLDPSLAEYAPPLHPALDPVLDPHLNPSLLQNVELDAEGVPIEGIAVPESVHLMEGMYSELHTAVSEVGVPVSVSHFDLHEEMLWVGNHGGHATSFFGPTLERYSSFQVNSSDDIRQIQSLENGVLFLTKTNLKYMSRGGLIIFDYLMDESEDMHSLLLTDSSTLLVGGLQNHVIEIDLNTVQETQKYTVEVPGITIMRQSNRFFFCGHTSGKVSLRDLRTFVVEHEFDAYSGSLSDFDVHGNLLVTCGFSSRMNGLACDRFLKVYDLRMMRATTPLQVHIDPFFLRFIPTYTSRLAIISQTGQCQFCEPTGLANPADIFHVNTVGPLIMTFDVSASKQALAFGDSEGCVHLWADSPEVTFNAYSRETDFALPCIVDTLPHLDWNQDLVPLSLIPVPLTNDTLLSDWPAANSAPAPRRAPPVDPEILRTMKKVGFIGYAPNPRTKLRNQIPYRLKETDNEFDSFSQVPESPIGREEEPHLYMVAKKYRKVTIKYSKLGLEDFDFKHYNKTLFAGLEPHIPNAYCNCMIQVLYFLEPVRCLVQNHLCQKEFCLGCELGLLFHMLDLSRGDPCQGSNFLRAFRTIPEASALGLILADSDEATGKVNLGRLIQSWNRFILTQLHQETQEQEGPQAYRGAGSSFGSSGDSVIGQLFSCEMENCSMCRCGKETVRLSSTLLFTLSYPESAEKPVKDYEFAQILKRSICLEQNTQAWCENCEKYQPTVQTRNIRCLPDVLVINCEVNSSKEADFWKTQAEYAFQRAMMKRGGFDITKGKEISLGEWKDLGNPTTGHSYPSVEELKNIWIPHAIKMRLTKSKELDVCNWSESDELSPTDDPESVYIYDLMATVVHILDSRTGGSLVGHIKVGETYHQRKEGVTHQQWYLFNDFLIEPVDKCEAVQFDMSWKVPAILYYARRNLNAKYNLVIKNPIEASVLLAEASLARKQRKCHATFIPLMLNEMPQAGDLVGLDAEFVTLNEEEAELRSDGTKSTIKPSQMSVARITCVRGQGPNEGVPFIDDYISTQEQVVDYLTQYSGIKPGDLDAKISSKHLTTLKSTYLKLRFLIDVGVKFVGHGLQKDFRVINLMVPKDQVIDTVYLFHIPRKRMISLRFLAWYFLDLKIQGETHDSIEDARTALQLYRKYLELSPQGAEPEEFRKVLKGLYEKGRKMDWKVPEPDSQSSPKHGAVYPPVLAL from the exons ATGAATTTTGAAGGTCTCGACCCCTCCCTCGCTGAGTAtgcaccccccctgcaccctgcgCTGGACCCCGTCTTGGACCCCCATCTCAACCCCAGCTTGCTGCAGAACGTGGAGCTGGATGCCGAGGGGGTGCCGATAGAGGGGATCGCGGTGCCGGAGTCGGTGCACCTCATGGAGGGCATGTACAGCGAGCTGCACACCGCCGTCTCCGAAGTGGGGGTGCCCGTCTCCGTCTCTCATTTCGACTTGCATGAAGAGATGCTGTGGGTTGGGAACCATGGG GGCCACGCCACCTCCTTCTTCGGCCCGACGCTGGAGCGATACTCCTCCTTCCAAGTGAACAGCAGTGATGACATCCGCCAGATCCAGAGCCTGGAGAACGGTGTCCTTTTCCTGACCAAAACCAACCTGAAGTACATGTCACGAGGAGGCCTCATCATTTTTGACTACCT CATGGATGAGTCCGAGGACATGCACAGTCTCCTGCTGACAGACAGCAGTACGCTGCTCGTTGGTGGGCTGCAGAACCACGTCATTGAGATAGACCTCAACACCGTCCAGGAGACGCAGAAG TACACCGTGGAGGTTCCCGGCATCACTATCATGAGGCAATCCAACCGCTTCTTTTTCTGTGGGCACACCTCAGGGAAG GTCTCTCTGCGCGACCTGCGCACATTTGTGGTGGAGCACGAATTCGACGCGTACTCGGGCAGCTTGTCTGATTTTGATGTCCACGGGAACCTGCTGGTGACCTGCGGTTTCTCCAGCCGAATGAACGGCCTCGCCTGCGACCGCTTCCTGAAGGTGTACGACCTGCGCATGATGCGGGCCACCACCCCGCTGCAGGTCCACATCGACCCCTTCTTCCTCCGCTTCATCCCCACCTACACCTCCCGCCTGGCCATCATCTCCCAGACAG GTCAGTGCCAGTTCTGCGAGCCCACCGGCCTCGCCAACCCCGCTGACATCTTCCACGTGAACACCGTTGGGCCCCTGATCATGACCTTCGATGTCTCGGCCAGCAAGCAGGCCCTAGCCTTCGGCGACTCGGAGGGGTGCGTCCACCTCTGGGCCGACTCCCCGGAGGTCACCTTCAACGCCTACTCCCGGGAGACCGACTTCGCCTTGCCCTGCATTGTGGACACGCTGCCCCACTTGGACTGGAACCAGGACCTCGTGCCGCTCTCGCTCATCCCCGTGCCGCTGACCAATGACACCCTGCTCTCCGACTGGCCCGCTGCCAACTCTGCCCCGGCACCCCG GCGAGCCCCTCCGGTAGATCCCGAGATTTTGCGCACCATGAAGAAAGTGGGGTTCATCGGCTACGCCCCAAACCCGAGGACCAAGCTCCGCAACCAG ATTCCCTATCGGTTAAAAGAGACGGACAATGAGTTCGACAGCTTCAGCCAAGTCCCTGAGTCCCCCATTGGGCGAGAAGAGGAGCCGCACCTCTACATGGTGGCCAAGAAGTACAGGAAG GTCACCATCAAATACTCCAAGCTGGGGCTGGAAGACTTTGACTTCAAACATTACAACAAGACCCTGTTTGCGGGCCTGGAGCCCCACATCCCCAACGCCTACTGCAACTGCATGATccag GTGCTGTATTTCTTGGAGCCGGTGCGCTGCCTGGTCCAGAACCACCTGTGCCAGAAGGAGTTCTGCCTGGGCTGCGAGCTGGGCTTGCTCTTCCATATGCTGGATCTGTCCCGAGGAGACCCCTGCCAG ggaagcaACTTTTTGCGGGCTTTCCGCACAATCCCAGAGGCTTCGGCGCTGGGGCTGATCCTAGCTGACTCGGACGAAGCCACAGGGAAGGTGAACCTGGGGCGGCTGATTCAGAGCTGGAACCGTTTCATCCTTACTCAGCTGCACCAGGAaacccaggagcaggagggaccGCAGGCGTATcgaggagctggcagcag ctttGGGTCCTCGGGGGACTCTGTTATCGGGCAGTTGTTCAGCTGCGAGATGGAGAACTGCAGCATGTGTCGCTGTGGCAAGGAAACCGTCCGCCTGTCCTCCACGCTGCTCTTCACCCTCTCCTACCCCGAGAGCGCTG AAAAGCCGGTCAAAGATTATGAGTTTGCCCAAATTTTAAAGCGAAGCATCTGCTTGGAGCAGAACACGCAAGCCTGGTGTGAGAACTGTGAGAAGTATCAGCCCACG gTCCAGACCCGGAACATCCGCTGCCTGCCGGACGTCCTGGTCATTAACTGTGAGGTGAACAGCTCCAAGGAGGCAGATTTCTGGAAGACACAGGCTGAG TATGCCTTTCAGAGAGCCATGATGAAGAGAGGAGGCTTTGACATCACCAAAGGCAAAGAAATCTCTCTTGGAGAGTG GAAGGATCTGGGGAACCCCACCACAGGGCATTCGTATCCTTCCGTGGAGGAACTGAAGAACATTTGGATCCCCCACGCCATCAAGATGAGGCTGACCAAGAGCAAGGAGCTGGATGTCTGCAACTGGAGCGAGAGCGATGAG TTGAGCCCAACTGACGACCCGGAGTCAGTGTATATCTACGATCTAATGGCCACCGTCGTCCACATCCTGGATTCCCGCACTGGGGGCAGCCTGGTGGGGCACATCAAAGTGGGAGAGACCTACCACCAAAGGAAGGAG GGAGTCACACACCAGCAGTGGTACCTCTTCAACGACTTCCTCATCGAGCCCGTGGACAAG TGTGAGGCGGTGCAGTTCGACATGAGCTGGAAGGTGCCGGCTATCCTGTACTACGCCCGGAGGAACCTCAACGCCAAATACAACCTCGTCA TCAAGAACCCCATCGAGGCCAGCGTGCTGCTGGCGGAGGCCTCCCTGGCTCGCAAGCAGCGCAAGTGCCACGCCACCTTCATCCCCCTCATGTTGAACGAGATGCCACAGGCAGGCGACCTGGTGGGGCTGGACGCCGAGTTTGTCACGCTGAACGAG GAGGAGGCCGAGCTGCGCAGCGATGGGACCAAATCCACCATCAAGCCCAGCCAGATGTCGGTGGCCAGGATCACGTGCGTGCGCGGGCAGGGCCCTAACGAGGGCGTCCCCTTCATCGACGACTACATCTCCACCCAGGAGCAG GTGGTGGATTACCTGACCCAGTACTCGGGGATCAAGCCGGGAGACCTGGATGCCAAGATCTCCTCCAAGCACCTCACCACTCTCAAATCCACCTACCTGAAGCTGCGCTTCCTCATCGACGTGGGAGTCAAGTTTGTGGGCCACGGGCTGCAGAAGGACTTTCGTGTCATCAACCTGATG GTGCCCAAGGACCAGGTGATCGACACCGTCTACCTGTTCCACATCCCGAGGAAGAGGATGATCTCCCTGCGCTTCCTCGCCTGGTATTTCCTGG ACCTGAAGATCCAGGGGGAGACCCACGACAGCATCGAGGACGCGCGCACGGCGCTGCAGCTCTACCGCAAGTACCTGGAGCTGAGCCCGCAGGGCGCCGAGCCCGAGGAGTTCCGCAAGGTGCTCAAGGGGCTTTACGAGAAGGGACGCAAGATGGACTGGAAGGTGCCTGAGCCCGACAGCCAGAGCAGCCCCAAGC ACGGGGCCGTGTACCCCCCGGTGCTGGCCCTCTGA
- the CNPY2 gene encoding protein canopy homolog 2 isoform X1, whose translation MDPPRPVRPAWSPRPVRPPRPARPPPSPSGVPPRRVGRRGAAGQAAPRAAPGQPAGAGGGGAGRESGGSPCSGAVRMRGRIPPALGLALAMAALLPAAGARRSQDLHCGACRALVDELEWEIAQVDPRKTIQMGSFRINPDGSQSVVEVPYARSEAHLTELLERVCEKMKEYGEKVDPSTHRKSYVRVISHDGTKMDLSGVKIDGDVASSLKFACESIAEEYEDELIEFLSHEADNVKDRLCSKRTDLCDHALHIPHDEL comes from the exons ATGGACCCGCCCCGGCCGGTCCGACCGGCTTGGTCGCCTCGACCCGTTCGGCCGCCCCGACCGGCTCGGCCGCCGCCGTCTCCGAGCGGTGTTCCGCCGCGGCGGGTCgggcggaggggggcggcgggacaGGCGGCAccgagggcagccccggggcagccggccggggcggggggcggtggagCGGGACGGGAGAGCGGAGG GTCGCCCTGCAGCGGAGCCGTGAGGATGAGGGGCCGGATCCCACCTGCGCTcggcctggccctggccatggctgCCCTGCTGCCCGCAGCCGGCGCCCGCCGGAGCCAGGACCTGCACTGCGGAG CGTGCCGGGCGCTGGTGGACGAGCTGGAGTGGGAGATCGCCCAGGTCGACCCCAGGAAAACCATCCAGATGGGCTCGTTCCGCATCAACCCCGATGGCAGCCAGTCGGTGGTGGAG GTGCCCTACGCCCGGTCGGAGGCACATCtgacggagctgctggagcgggtgTGCGAGAAGATGAAGGAATACGGGGAAAAAGTGGATCCCTCCACCCACCGTAAGAGTTACGTCCGGGTGATCTCCCATGACGGGACCAAGATGGACCTTTCCGGGGTCAAAATTGATGGAGACGTGGCTTCTAGCCTGAAGTTTGCG TGCGAGAGCATCGCCGAGGAGTACGAGGACGAACTCATCGAATTCCTCTCCCACGAGGCCGACAACGTCAAGGACCGGCTCTGCAGCAAGCGGACGG ACCTGTGTGACCACGCGCTGCACATCCCGCACGACGAGCTGTGA
- the CNPY2 gene encoding protein canopy homolog 2 isoform X2, producing MRGRIPPALGLALAMAALLPAAGARRSQDLHCGACRALVDELEWEIAQVDPRKTIQMGSFRINPDGSQSVVEVPYARSEAHLTELLERVCEKMKEYGEKVDPSTHRKSYVRVISHDGTKMDLSGVKIDGDVASSLKFACESIAEEYEDELIEFLSHEADNVKDRLCSKRTDLCDHALHIPHDEL from the exons ATGAGGGGCCGGATCCCACCTGCGCTcggcctggccctggccatggctgCCCTGCTGCCCGCAGCCGGCGCCCGCCGGAGCCAGGACCTGCACTGCGGAG CGTGCCGGGCGCTGGTGGACGAGCTGGAGTGGGAGATCGCCCAGGTCGACCCCAGGAAAACCATCCAGATGGGCTCGTTCCGCATCAACCCCGATGGCAGCCAGTCGGTGGTGGAG GTGCCCTACGCCCGGTCGGAGGCACATCtgacggagctgctggagcgggtgTGCGAGAAGATGAAGGAATACGGGGAAAAAGTGGATCCCTCCACCCACCGTAAGAGTTACGTCCGGGTGATCTCCCATGACGGGACCAAGATGGACCTTTCCGGGGTCAAAATTGATGGAGACGTGGCTTCTAGCCTGAAGTTTGCG TGCGAGAGCATCGCCGAGGAGTACGAGGACGAACTCATCGAATTCCTCTCCCACGAGGCCGACAACGTCAAGGACCGGCTCTGCAGCAAGCGGACGG ACCTGTGTGACCACGCGCTGCACATCCCGCACGACGAGCTGTGA
- the CS gene encoding citrate synthase, mitochondrial: MTLLAAGSRAAARLRGPKNAPCVLFAARHASAATNLKDVLASMIPKEQAKIKSFRQQHGNTAIGQITVDMVYGGMRGMKGLIYETSVLDPDEGIRFRGYSIPECQKLLPKAAGGEEPLPEGLFWLLVTGEVPTQEQVSWVSREWARRAALPSHVVTMLDNFPTNLHPMSQLSAAITALNSESKFARAYAEGIHRAKYWEFVYEDAMDLIAKLPCVAAKIYRNLYREGSSIGAIDPNLDWSHNFTNMLGYTDPQFIELMRLYLTIHSDHEGGNVSAHTSHLVGSALSDPYLAFAAAMNGLAGPLHGLANQEVLLWLTDLQKELGQEVSDEKLRDFIWNTLNSGRVVPGYGHAVLRKTDPRYTCQREFALKHLPKDPMFKLVAQLYKIVPNVLLEQGKAKNPWPNVDAHSGVLLQYYGMKEMNYYTVLFGVSRALGVLSQLIWSRALGFPLERPKSMSTKGLMQLVGYKSG, from the exons atgaCGCTCCTCGCCGCCGGCAGCCGGGCGGCCGCGCGCCTCCGCGGGCCCAAG AACGCGCCGTGCGTCCTCTTCGCCGCCCGTCACGCCAGCGCCGCCACG aACCTGAAAGACGTCCTGGCCAGCATGATCCCCAAGGAGCAGGCGAAAATCAAGAGCTTCAGGCAGCAGCACGGCAACACGGCCATCGGGCAGATCACGGTGGACATG GTGTACGGCGGGATGAGGGGCATGAAGGGGCTGATCTACGAGACCTCCGTGCTGGACCCCGATGAG GGCATCCGCTTCCGCGGGTACAGCATCCCCGAGTGCCAGAAACTGCTGCCCAAAGCCGCGGGGGGAGAGGAGCCGCTGCCTGAGGGGCTCTTCTGGCTGCTGGTGACGGGAGAGGTGCCCACCCAGGAGCAG GTGAGCTGGGTGTCGCGCGAGTGGGCCCGGCGCGCGGCGTTGCCCTCCCACGTGGTGACCATGTTGGACAACTTCCCCACCAACCTGCACCCCATGTCCCAGCTGAGCGCCGCCATCACCGCCCTCAACAGCGAGAGCAAGTTCGCTCGCGCCTACGCCGAGGGCATCCACCGCGCCAAGTACTGGGAG TTTGTCTACGAGGACGCCATGGACCTGATCGCCAAACTGCCTTGCGTCGCCGCAAAGATCTACCGCAACCTTTACCGCGAGGGCAGCAGCATCGGGGCCATCGACCCCAACCTCGACTGGTCCCACAACTTCACCAACATGCTGGGCTACACCGACCCCCAGTTCATCGAGCTGATGCGGCTCTACCTCACCATCCACAG TGACCACGAGGGGGGAAACGTGAGCGCCCACACCAGCCACCTGGTCGGCAGCGCCCTCTCCGACCCCTACCTCGCCTTCGCTGCCGCCATGAACGGGCTGGCCGGGCCCCTGCACGGCCTCGCCAACCAG GAGGTGCTGCTCTGGCTGACGGACCTGCAGAAGGAGCTGGGCCAGGAGGTGTCGGACGAGAAGCTGCGGGATTTCATCTGGAACACGCTCAACTCGGGCAGG GTGGTGCCGGGGTACGGACACGCCGTGCTGCGGAAGACGGACCCCCGCTACACCTGCCAGCGGGAGTTCGCCCTCAAGCACTTGCCCAAGGACCCCATGTTCAAGCTGGTGGCCCAGCTCTACAAGATCGTCCCCAacgtgctgctggagcagggcaagGCCAAGAACCCCTGGCCCAACGTGGACGCTCACAGCGGGGTCCTGCTGCAG taCTACGGGATGAAGGAGATGAACTACTACACGGTGCTCTTCGGGGTCTCCCGGGCCCTGGGCGTCCTCTCGCAGCTCATCTGGAGCCGGGCGCTGGGTTTCCCCCTGGAGAGACCCAAGTCCATGAGCACGAAGGGCCTCATGCAGCTCGTGGGCTACAAATCTGGGTAA